The following are encoded together in the Flavihumibacter fluvii genome:
- a CDS encoding outer membrane beta-barrel protein, whose amino-acid sequence MRKFLVALAAVLLVVGVQAQTDTSIVKSSSSKKKDWSKVNLTGRSNDHFMIEMGYDGWGGAPDSIRTKGFGRHLNIYLMLDKPFKSDPRLSVGLGIGVGSSNIYFDKQEPKIAGTTSTLQFKDVSDTNHFKKFKMTEAWVEVPLELRYASNPENTNKSFKAALGFKIGFMINAHTKGKTLQNSTGSTLNSYTAKEADKDYFNTTRLAGTARVGYGPFTLYGAYQFNSLIKENRGPQVHPFSIGLCISGL is encoded by the coding sequence ATGAGAAAATTTTTAGTGGCCCTGGCTGCCGTGTTGCTGGTGGTGGGCGTTCAGGCACAGACTGATACATCGATCGTTAAGAGTAGCAGTAGTAAGAAGAAGGACTGGAGCAAAGTGAACCTGACCGGCCGTTCCAATGACCATTTTATGATCGAGATGGGGTATGATGGCTGGGGGGGCGCCCCGGATTCCATCCGCACGAAAGGATTTGGCCGCCACCTCAATATTTACCTGATGCTGGATAAGCCATTCAAGTCAGATCCGCGACTCAGTGTTGGCCTGGGAATTGGTGTTGGTTCCAGCAATATTTACTTTGACAAGCAGGAACCCAAAATTGCCGGGACGACCTCTACCCTTCAATTCAAGGATGTATCCGATACCAACCATTTTAAGAAGTTCAAAATGACAGAAGCCTGGGTGGAGGTTCCCCTGGAACTGCGTTATGCCTCTAATCCTGAGAACACCAATAAATCCTTTAAGGCTGCCCTGGGCTTTAAAATCGGTTTCATGATCAATGCGCATACAAAGGGTAAAACCCTGCAGAACAGCACGGGCAGCACGCTGAATTCCTATACCGCGAAAGAAGCCGATAAAGACTATTTCAATACCACCCGGCTGGCGGGAACGGCAAGGGTCGGGTATGGGCCGTTTACTTTGTATGGCGCCTACCAGTTCAACAGCCTGATCAAGGAAAACCGCGGTCCACAGGTGCATCCTTTCTCGATCGGCTTGTGCATCAGCGGATTATAA
- a CDS encoding Gfo/Idh/MocA family oxidoreductase, whose amino-acid sequence MKINFTGGPLLTGDSRRVKKYTFGAYKTFVMSPIKTGICSFGMSGKLFHGPFIDNHPGFELAGIVERHRDESREKYPHAKIYRSFEALIADPSMELIVVNTPVQTHFDYVKAALLAGKKVIAEKPFTVNAAEAEELDRLAKETNGFLSVYQNRRYDGDFGALKNIVQQGVLGELVEVQIRYDRYRVDPSGKEHKEGSLPGAGNLHDLGSHLIDQALQLFGWPKALFADICIMREGVLANDYFELILMYGKMRVRLKASLVARAQYPGYILNGMLGSFMQERSDLQEQQLLANVKPTLENWCPALTQPDGFLHATVNGQEVKQATTSTSGNYMNYYNDVYKAITGQAPNPVPASDAVKTMRIIDAAFKSAAEKRVIDLV is encoded by the coding sequence ATGAAGATAAATTTTACCGGCGGGCCCTTGCTGACGGGTGATAGCCGGCGGGTAAAAAAGTATACATTTGGTGCCTATAAAACTTTTGTTATGTCGCCCATTAAAACCGGCATCTGTTCCTTTGGCATGAGTGGAAAATTATTCCATGGTCCTTTTATTGATAACCATCCCGGGTTTGAGTTGGCCGGTATTGTGGAAAGACACCGGGATGAATCAAGGGAAAAGTATCCACACGCAAAAATCTATCGCTCCTTTGAAGCACTCATTGCGGATCCATCCATGGAACTGATCGTGGTGAATACGCCGGTGCAGACGCATTTTGATTACGTGAAAGCCGCGCTGCTGGCGGGCAAAAAGGTGATCGCCGAAAAGCCATTTACGGTGAATGCCGCCGAAGCGGAAGAGCTGGACAGGCTTGCAAAAGAGACCAACGGGTTTTTGAGTGTGTACCAGAACCGCCGATATGACGGTGATTTCGGGGCATTAAAAAATATTGTGCAGCAGGGTGTTTTGGGGGAACTGGTAGAAGTGCAGATCAGGTATGACCGGTACCGCGTTGATCCCAGCGGGAAGGAACATAAGGAAGGCAGCCTGCCCGGTGCGGGCAACCTCCACGACCTGGGTTCTCACCTGATTGACCAGGCCCTGCAGTTATTCGGTTGGCCGAAGGCGTTATTCGCGGATATCTGCATCATGCGCGAAGGCGTGCTGGCCAATGATTATTTTGAATTGATCCTGATGTACGGGAAAATGCGGGTGCGCCTCAAGGCATCGCTGGTAGCCCGGGCCCAATACCCCGGGTATATTTTGAATGGCATGCTGGGCAGTTTTATGCAGGAAAGATCAGACCTGCAGGAGCAGCAATTGCTGGCCAATGTGAAACCTACCCTCGAAAACTGGTGCCCGGCACTAACCCAACCCGATGGATTCCTGCATGCTACGGTAAATGGACAGGAAGTAAAACAAGCCACGACCTCCACCTCGGGCAATTACATGAATTATTACAATGATGTCTATAAGGCCATTACGGGGCAGGCGCCTAATCCGGTCCCGGCAAGTGATGCTGTAAAGACCATGCGCATCATTGATGCCGCCTTTAAAAGTGCAGCGGAGAAGCGGGTGATCGACCTGGTTTAG
- the hflX gene encoding GTPase HflX produces MIDNKQIEENEKAVLVGVMQQGQNELQVKEYLEELAFLAETAGAVTVRNFMQKLAHPDSKTFVGKGKLEEIRDYITGRDINLVIFDDELSGSQILNIEKVLNVRTIDRSDLILDIFARRAKTAQAKTQVELAQYQYLLPRLKGMWKHLERQGGGIGTRGPGETEIETDRRIVKEKIALLRRRLQEIDKQAFTQRKDRGEFIRVALVGYTNVGKSTIMNVLSKSEVFAENKLFATLDTTTRKVVFETTPFLLSDTVGFIRKLPHHLVESFKSTLDEVREADILLHVVDLSHPNYEDQLNVVNKTLQELKVTEKPVITIFNKLDQYERNAFDEWLEPEVRNQILGELHERWENETLGNCVFISATDKRNLEGLRATILQKVRQLYRERYPYKTEFMFE; encoded by the coding sequence TTGATAGATAACAAACAGATCGAAGAAAATGAGAAGGCCGTTTTGGTGGGTGTGATGCAGCAGGGCCAGAATGAATTGCAGGTGAAGGAATACCTGGAGGAGCTGGCCTTCCTGGCAGAAACTGCCGGGGCCGTAACGGTGCGGAATTTCATGCAGAAACTGGCGCACCCCGACAGTAAGACCTTTGTAGGAAAGGGTAAACTGGAAGAGATCCGGGATTATATCACCGGCCGGGACATCAACCTGGTGATCTTTGATGATGAATTAAGCGGGTCACAGATCCTGAATATTGAAAAGGTGCTGAATGTGCGGACGATCGACCGTTCGGACCTGATCCTGGACATTTTTGCCCGCCGGGCCAAGACGGCACAGGCCAAGACCCAGGTAGAGCTGGCCCAGTACCAGTACCTGCTGCCCCGACTGAAGGGCATGTGGAAACACCTGGAACGCCAGGGCGGTGGAATCGGCACGAGGGGTCCGGGTGAAACCGAGATCGAGACCGACCGCCGGATCGTAAAGGAGAAGATCGCCCTGTTGCGCAGGCGCCTGCAGGAAATAGACAAACAGGCATTTACCCAGCGCAAGGACCGCGGCGAATTTATCCGCGTTGCGCTGGTGGGTTATACCAATGTGGGCAAGAGTACCATCATGAATGTGCTGAGCAAGAGCGAGGTCTTTGCCGAGAATAAATTATTCGCCACGCTGGATACCACCACGCGGAAGGTGGTTTTCGAGACCACCCCTTTCCTGCTGAGTGATACGGTAGGGTTCATCCGCAAGCTGCCGCACCACCTGGTAGAGAGCTTTAAAAGCACGCTGGATGAGGTGCGCGAGGCTGATATCCTGCTTCATGTGGTGGACCTGTCGCATCCGAATTACGAGGACCAGCTGAATGTGGTGAACAAGACCCTGCAGGAGCTGAAGGTGACCGAGAAGCCGGTGATCACGATCTTCAATAAGCTGGACCAATATGAGCGGAACGCCTTCGATGAGTGGCTGGAGCCGGAAGTGCGCAACCAGATCCTTGGGGAGTTACATGAGCGCTGGGAGAACGAGACCCTGGGCAACTGTGTGTTCATCTCCGCTACCGATAAGCGCAACCTCGAAGGACTGCGGGCTACGATCCTGCAGAAAGTGCGGCAGTTGTACCGCGAAAGATATCCGTACAAGACAGAATTTATGTTTGAGTGA
- a CDS encoding NAD-dependent epimerase/dehydratase family protein: MQTILGSGGAIGVPLAKELKSYTDKIRLVARHPEKVNESDELFPADLTVAEQVDAAVQGSEVVYLAAGLQYNLEVWQREWPVLMKNVIDACIRHKAKLVFFDNIYMYAPGAIPHMTENSPIGPVSEKGKVRAGLVNQVFEAVNAGILKALIARSADFYGPGIKSSMLKALVVDNYVKGKKAMWQADATKVHSFTYTFDAAKATAQLGNSPDAYNQVWHLPTSTERLTGKDFIKMIAGMMGVKPRFSILSKTLCRILGIFMPLLKELVEMMYQNDRDYFFDSSKFNQRFGWTATPYREGVKVMVDEALRTKS; this comes from the coding sequence ATGCAAACGATTTTAGGTTCCGGTGGCGCAATTGGTGTTCCCCTGGCAAAGGAATTGAAAAGCTATACCGATAAGATCAGGCTGGTGGCCCGCCATCCCGAAAAAGTGAATGAATCCGACGAGCTGTTCCCTGCTGACCTTACTGTTGCGGAACAGGTAGATGCTGCCGTGCAGGGGAGCGAGGTCGTTTACCTGGCGGCCGGGTTACAATATAACCTGGAAGTGTGGCAACGCGAATGGCCCGTCCTGATGAAGAATGTGATCGATGCCTGTATCCGCCACAAGGCCAAACTGGTCTTTTTCGATAATATTTATATGTATGCTCCAGGGGCGATACCCCATATGACGGAAAACAGCCCTATAGGGCCGGTCAGTGAAAAAGGCAAAGTGCGGGCTGGCCTGGTGAACCAGGTTTTCGAAGCTGTGAATGCCGGGATACTGAAAGCGCTGATCGCCCGGAGCGCCGATTTTTATGGTCCGGGCATCAAATCCAGCATGCTGAAAGCCCTGGTGGTGGATAATTACGTCAAAGGGAAAAAAGCCATGTGGCAGGCTGATGCTACTAAGGTCCATTCTTTTACCTATACTTTCGATGCGGCCAAAGCAACGGCCCAGCTGGGCAATTCTCCGGATGCCTACAACCAGGTCTGGCACCTGCCTACTTCCACGGAAAGACTGACCGGAAAGGATTTCATTAAAATGATCGCAGGAATGATGGGGGTGAAACCCAGGTTCAGCATCCTCTCCAAAACCCTGTGTCGCATCCTGGGGATATTCATGCCCCTGCTGAAAGAACTGGTGGAGATGATGTACCAGAACGACCGCGACTATTTTTTCGACAGCAGCAAATTTAACCAGCGTTTCGGCTGGACCGCCACGCCGTACCGCGAGGGTGTAAAAGTAATGGTGGATGAAGCGCTCAGGACCAAATCCTAA
- a CDS encoding Rieske (2Fe-2S) protein: MSGKTYKWVKVAESEAELDFGANAIAVADMDGKSICIGRYKEGLFAFAHKCPHAGGFFAEGFIDALGNVVCPVHRYKFNMQNGRNVTGEGYYLKHWPVEVRADGVYIGVEDRGLFGFF; this comes from the coding sequence GTGAGCGGGAAGACCTACAAATGGGTAAAGGTAGCGGAGTCGGAAGCCGAGCTGGACTTTGGTGCGAATGCCATTGCTGTGGCTGATATGGATGGTAAGTCCATCTGTATCGGGCGGTATAAGGAAGGGCTGTTTGCCTTTGCGCATAAGTGTCCGCACGCCGGAGGTTTTTTTGCGGAAGGGTTCATCGATGCGTTGGGGAATGTGGTTTGTCCGGTGCACCGTTACAAGTTTAATATGCAGAATGGCCGTAATGTGACCGGTGAGGGCTACTATTTGAAACACTGGCCGGTGGAGGTAAGGGCTGATGGCGTTTATATAGGTGTGGAAGACAGGGGTTTATTCGGTTTCTTCTAA
- a CDS encoding acyltransferase family protein: protein MINVKPPNPERIYALDALRALMMLLGIILHAGITYGVGDYATFWPIKDKNGSILFDVFVALIHHFRMPVFFVVAGYFGAHMFYKKGAAKMLSNRFRRILLPFLVGVLLVYPLAIFAFEYTGAVFAGDISPLQTSWNQMKSGKFLPLNVLHLWFLYFLFLYSFGGWLIANILKKDNTLNTQARKIFAYVLQNFWLRLVCLTVLFSLCLYWIGAPYLTTNNSWQIDLPIFITYFLFFEVGWIIYKTDSLAKLKDYPITQIVTATLLFFLLIFVPWPDTAAWLFVREFISALLCSLYVFGFIGLFITKFNYYSKQFNYIMNAAYWVYIIHLPVVAFFPGLVFPLEWPVFVKFMVTLLTTTGICFVSYHFFVRNTFIGKFLTGKNIGR from the coding sequence ATGATCAATGTAAAACCCCCGAACCCGGAAAGGATTTACGCACTAGACGCATTGAGAGCGTTAATGATGCTTTTGGGAATCATTTTACATGCAGGCATAACATATGGTGTAGGGGATTATGCTACGTTCTGGCCAATTAAAGACAAGAATGGAAGTATCCTCTTTGATGTATTCGTTGCACTCATTCATCATTTTCGCATGCCGGTTTTCTTTGTTGTGGCTGGCTACTTTGGGGCTCATATGTTCTATAAGAAAGGGGCTGCAAAAATGTTGTCAAACAGATTCAGGCGTATCCTGTTACCATTCCTGGTGGGAGTTTTATTAGTGTATCCGTTAGCGATTTTCGCTTTCGAATATACCGGTGCAGTATTTGCAGGAGACATATCACCATTACAGACTTCATGGAATCAAATGAAGTCGGGCAAATTCCTGCCTTTGAACGTTCTTCATTTATGGTTTCTATATTTCTTATTTCTTTATTCCTTCGGAGGCTGGCTTATCGCAAATATTTTAAAGAAAGACAACACGCTTAACACTCAAGCCAGGAAAATATTTGCTTACGTTCTCCAAAACTTTTGGTTGCGATTGGTTTGTTTAACCGTATTATTTTCCCTTTGTCTTTACTGGATAGGTGCACCTTATCTTACCACAAATAATTCATGGCAAATTGATTTACCCATATTTATAACCTATTTTTTGTTTTTTGAAGTTGGATGGATTATCTACAAAACTGACAGCCTGGCTAAATTAAAAGACTACCCAATTACGCAGATCGTTACGGCCACACTGCTATTTTTCCTGCTCATATTTGTACCCTGGCCAGATACTGCTGCATGGTTATTTGTAAGGGAATTTATATCTGCCTTGCTATGCTCCCTTTATGTATTTGGATTTATTGGTCTTTTTATTACAAAATTTAATTACTACTCGAAGCAATTCAACTACATTATGAATGCCGCTTATTGGGTTTACATCATACATCTACCAGTTGTTGCTTTTTTTCCGGGATTGGTATTCCCATTAGAATGGCCGGTTTTTGTAAAATTCATGGTTACGTTGTTAACAACCACAGGTATTTGCTTTGTCAGCTATCATTTTTTTGTGAGAAATACCTTCATTGGAAAATTCCTTACTGGCAAAAATATTGGCCGGTGA